In Helicobacter mastomyrinus, a single genomic region encodes these proteins:
- the ureA gene encoding urease subunit alpha has translation MHLTPKETDKLMLHYAGELAKKRKERGIKLNYVEALALLSMEIMELAREGNKSVAELMSYGREILKTEDVLDGVAYMLHEVQVEATFPDGTKLVTIHNPIQDNGKLKPGEYILKDEDILLNVNKECISLKVSNQGDRPIQVGSHFHFFEVNRYLKFDRQKAFGRRLNIASGTSVRFEPGEVKNVELIEFGGKKKIIGFNDLTNGVINQENEQKAIKIAQKQNFAE, from the coding sequence ATGCATTTAACACCCAAAGAAACAGATAAACTTATGCTCCACTATGCTGGAGAGCTTGCAAAAAAACGGAAAGAAAGAGGTATTAAGCTTAATTATGTCGAAGCTTTAGCGCTGCTTAGTATGGAGATTATGGAACTCGCACGAGAAGGAAATAAAAGTGTGGCTGAGCTTATGAGCTATGGTAGAGAAATACTAAAGACTGAAGATGTGCTTGATGGCGTAGCCTATATGCTCCACGAAGTGCAAGTAGAAGCTACCTTCCCCGATGGCACTAAGCTTGTAACAATCCACAATCCTATACAAGACAATGGAAAGCTAAAACCCGGAGAGTATATCTTAAAAGATGAAGATATACTCCTCAATGTCAATAAAGAATGTATATCTCTCAAAGTAAGCAACCAAGGGGATAGACCTATACAAGTAGGCTCACATTTCCATTTTTTTGAAGTAAATAGATATTTAAAATTTGATAGACAAAAAGCCTTTGGGAGACGTCTTAATATAGCTTCGGGAACTTCTGTGCGATTTGAACCCGGAGAGGTTAAAAATGTGGAGCTTATAGAGTTTGGAGGCAAGAAAAAGATAATAGGATTTAACGACCTAACAAATGGGGTTATTAACCAAGAAAATGAGCAAAAAGCTATAAAAATCGCACAAAAGCAAAACTTCGCAGAATAA
- a CDS encoding HNH endonuclease signature motif containing protein, whose amino-acid sequence MKCLYEYIWHYKDKNEISGKTPNNTIQERCQRNPKFIRIAYGIYALRSFINDIENKNADIQIILDSKQIKTRNLTESQSLQNIRIGQQDFRKALIQTLKECPITHIQDLKLLIASHIKPWVFCSHQERLDVCNGLLLSPLFDKLFDKSVGLITFTQDREILFSKKMDRSTRAYLNKLNLFNGKNIENLPTNGREAFLKYHYQHIYQK is encoded by the coding sequence TTGAAATGCTTATATGAATATATTTGGCACTATAAGGACAAAAATGAGATAAGCGGAAAAACGCCTAATAACACCATTCAAGAACGTTGTCAAAGAAATCCAAAGTTTATAAGAATTGCCTATGGCATATATGCGCTTAGAAGCTTTATTAATGATATAGAAAATAAGAATGCAGATATACAAATTATTCTAGATTCTAAGCAGATAAAAACAAGGAATCTTACAGAAAGTCAAAGCCTACAAAATATAAGAATTGGGCAACAAGATTTTAGAAAAGCATTAATACAGACATTAAAAGAATGCCCTATTACACATATACAAGATTTAAAACTTCTTATTGCATCACATATTAAGCCTTGGGTGTTTTGCAGTCATCAAGAAAGGCTTGATGTGTGTAATGGATTGTTGCTATCACCATTGTTTGATAAACTTTTTGATAAAAGTGTAGGCCTTATCACTTTTACGCAAGATAGAGAGATTTTATTTTCAAAGAAAATGGATAGAAGCACTAGAGCATATCTTAATAAATTAAATCTTTTTAATGGAAAAAATATTGAAAATTTGCCAACCAATGGCAGAGAAGCATTTTTAAAATACCATTATCAACATATTTATCAAAAATAA
- a CDS encoding FAD-binding and (Fe-S)-binding domain-containing protein: protein MVSIDNPTPTEAKTKAETETQAKAEVFRDFRGFITEAQDVFKDRIYTDYLRRFAYGVDASCYAYVPKAVVRAFNESEIQRLFNLSDKYNIALTFRAAGTSLSGQACSDSVLVLANARWQNISISKEAQSIFCDCGVIGSEANDALKPYGKKIGPDPATINNAMIGGIFSNNSSGMCCGVKQNSYNTIKSVRVVLNNGFVLDTSHRAEEKESLESFLRTKRGKAITEGLLALRNEILQDSALSALIKRKFAIKNTTGYSINALLDFAEIKDILNHIFIGAEGTLGFISRVEYECVPDSAFKACALLFYENLNSAAKAVQILARNDDKVSAAEIMDYACLKSAKDLEGAPKELRSAKEGQCTLLVQLEDTTQKGLESKVEAISTLLAPAPSLFGTHFSTDEVEMASWWKIRKALLPLSASLRPSGSIVITEDICFPIESFAKGIEEITRLFKQYKYEGIIFGHALSGNVHFIITPHLGEQKESERFGAFMDAMVDSVIALKGSTKAEHGTGRMVAPFVEKEWGTKAYRINERIKAIFDEKSLINPDVIISKDSTIHLKNLKGSTEVEDFINQCMECGFCEKICPSKELTLTPRQRIALRKEIKRLESIESKSAEEVNALRELKEGYAYFGIETCATCSMCAMLCPLEIDTAKVALNLKPQMVGTFSTFVAQQTSRHFANVVSAVKGGVKCSNMLFSAFGANIVSEVSKKAHKVLKTPYMPRSFPQANDFVYKPLSLEANSQDSTNDTRMKVLYFSTCINRAFAPSKRARDKRSLQEVFESICKKADIAVIYPHNLGNLCCGKTYKDYPHIALEKAQEAYNALKTSIAKLGGNVSMVCDHSACSYELMQQVKMIESRREGEDKLHIYDMPQFVDSVLLERLNITPIDEDIALYAMCATKKGKWDKSLESIAKACVKGKVIGHNKTQCCGFAGNKGFTCPELNESALREFKAFYAKTQQEYYTRVDSQTRQLQRGFASSSTCEIGLNDKTNIIWQNLLYLVDEVSSPRD, encoded by the coding sequence ATGGTGAGTATAGATAATCCCACTCCCACAGAGGCAAAAACAAAAGCAGAAACAGAGACACAAGCAAAGGCAGAGGTATTCAGGGATTTTAGAGGATTCATCACAGAAGCACAAGATGTTTTCAAAGATAGAATCTACACAGATTATTTGCGGCGGTTTGCCTATGGCGTTGATGCCTCTTGCTATGCCTATGTGCCAAAGGCTGTGGTAAGGGCATTTAATGAGAGTGAAATCCAAAGGCTTTTTAATTTAAGCGATAAATACAATATCGCGCTTACCTTTCGAGCAGCGGGGACAAGCCTTAGCGGACAGGCTTGTAGCGATAGTGTGCTTGTCTTAGCAAATGCGAGATGGCAAAACATATCTATAAGCAAAGAGGCGCAAAGTATTTTTTGTGATTGCGGCGTGATAGGGAGTGAGGCAAATGACGCCCTTAAGCCCTATGGGAAAAAGATAGGACCCGATCCAGCTACGATTAATAATGCAATGATTGGCGGGATTTTCTCTAATAATTCAAGCGGTATGTGCTGTGGGGTAAAACAAAATAGCTATAACACGATTAAATCTGTGCGGGTAGTTCTCAATAATGGCTTCGTGCTTGATACAAGCCACAGGGCAGAGGAAAAAGAAAGTTTAGAATCTTTCTTACGCACAAAAAGGGGTAAAGCCATAACAGAGGGACTTCTAGCCCTAAGAAATGAGATTTTGCAAGATAGCGCCCTCTCTGCTCTTATTAAACGCAAATTTGCGATTAAAAACACGACAGGTTATAGCATTAACGCTTTGCTCGATTTTGCAGAGATAAAGGATATTCTTAATCATATTTTTATCGGTGCAGAGGGGACTTTGGGCTTTATCTCAAGGGTGGAGTATGAATGTGTGCCTGATAGTGCCTTTAAAGCTTGTGCCTTGCTCTTTTATGAGAATCTTAATAGTGCGGCAAAGGCGGTGCAGATTCTCGCACGTAATGATGATAAGGTGAGTGCGGCAGAGATAATGGACTATGCGTGTTTAAAATCTGCAAAAGATTTAGAGGGCGCGCCAAAAGAGCTAAGGAGCGCCAAAGAAGGGCAATGCACCCTGCTCGTGCAGCTAGAGGATACTACGCAAAAAGGCTTAGAATCTAAAGTAGAGGCTATAAGCACACTTTTAGCACCCGCTCCTAGCCTTTTTGGGACACACTTTAGCACAGATGAGGTAGAAATGGCTTCGTGGTGGAAAATACGTAAAGCCCTCCTGCCTTTATCGGCAAGCTTACGACCAAGTGGTAGTATTGTGATTACTGAGGATATTTGCTTTCCTATTGAATCTTTTGCAAAAGGCATTGAAGAGATTACGCGGCTTTTTAAACAATATAAATATGAGGGCATTATCTTTGGACACGCGCTCTCTGGCAATGTGCATTTCATCATCACGCCGCATTTAGGGGAGCAAAAGGAGAGTGAGCGATTTGGGGCGTTTATGGATGCTATGGTAGATTCTGTCATCGCTCTTAAAGGCAGCACAAAGGCAGAACACGGCACGGGGCGAATGGTCGCGCCATTTGTAGAAAAAGAATGGGGAACAAAGGCATATCGCATAAATGAGCGCATAAAGGCGATTTTTGATGAAAAAAGCCTTATCAATCCTGATGTGATTATCTCTAAAGATTCTACAATCCATTTGAAGAATCTCAAAGGTAGCACGGAGGTAGAGGACTTTATCAATCAATGTATGGAATGTGGATTCTGTGAGAAAATATGCCCGAGCAAGGAGCTTACACTCACGCCAAGACAACGTATTGCATTGCGGAAAGAAATCAAACGATTAGAAAGTATAGAATCTAAGAGTGCGGAGGAGGTAAATGCGCTTAGGGAGCTAAAGGAGGGCTATGCGTATTTTGGCATTGAAACTTGTGCTACTTGCTCGATGTGTGCGATGCTCTGCCCCCTAGAGATTGATACTGCAAAGGTGGCTTTAAACCTAAAGCCTCAAATGGTAGGCACATTTAGCACATTTGTAGCACAACAGACAAGTAGGCATTTTGCGAACGTGGTAAGTGCGGTAAAAGGAGGTGTGAAATGTAGCAATATGCTATTTTCTGCCTTTGGTGCGAATATAGTAAGTGAGGTAAGCAAAAAGGCGCATAAGGTATTGAAAACGCCCTATATGCCTCGTAGCTTTCCACAGGCAAATGACTTTGTGTATAAACCTTTGTCATTAGAGGCAAATTCTCAAGATTCTACAAATGATACACGTATGAAAGTGCTGTATTTTAGCACTTGTATTAATCGTGCGTTTGCACCATCAAAGAGGGCGAGGGATAAGCGGAGCTTGCAAGAAGTCTTCGAATCTATTTGTAAAAAGGCAGATATTGCAGTGATTTACCCGCATAATTTAGGAAACCTCTGCTGTGGCAAGACATATAAGGACTATCCGCATATCGCACTAGAAAAGGCACAGGAGGCATATAATGCACTTAAAACAAGCATAGCAAAGCTTGGCGGGAATGTAAGTATGGTGTGCGACCATAGTGCGTGCAGCTATGAGCTTATGCAGCAGGTAAAAATGATAGAATCTAGAAGAGAGGGAGAAGACAAACTGCATATTTATGATATGCCTCAATTTGTAGATTCTGTGCTTTTAGAGCGGCTTAATATCACGCCAATTGATGAGGATATAGCCCTGTATGCGATGTGTGCGACCAAAAAGGGCAAGTGGGATAAAAGCTTAGAAAGTATCGCAAAGGCGTGTGTGAAAGGCAAGGTGATAGGACATAATAAGACGCAGTGCTGTGGCTTTGCAGGGAATAAGGGCTTTACTTGTCCGGAGCTAAATGAGAGTGCGTTGCGGGAATTTAAGGCATTTTATGCAAAAACGCAACAGGAGTATTACACAAGGGTAGATTCACAAACAAGGCAACTTCAAAGGGGTTTTGCGAGTTCTAGCACTTGCGAGATTGGGCTAAATGATAAGACAAATATTATATGGCAGAATCTGCTCTATTTAGTTGATGAGGTAAGTAGCCCACGAGATTAG